The proteins below come from a single Eucalyptus grandis isolate ANBG69807.140 chromosome 3, ASM1654582v1, whole genome shotgun sequence genomic window:
- the LOC104436147 gene encoding TMV resistance protein N isoform X1, with protein MLFFYMILGVVAGYIAVRLWRTISSGDHKGWVSCFFPVFIPSEFLKVKRTAITFVEKPVSESPVSSDASLGCDYDVFLSFRGPDSRKGFTSHLYERLREARVRVFRDDDELPLGEEIGPQLFRAIDNSKISIPVLSECYASSKWCLFELVRMLKCKKEMKQVILPIFYKVEPADVKWLKGTFGDVFNSYKQRFEDSVVQEWRQALKEVGSLKGLVSENIANGNEAELIKAVVVKVLSELKNAFKLVTPKHLVGVDIHVKEIMTMVDTKFGDTRILGIHGMGGAGKTTLAKVIYNKLSSQFERCGFLADIRETESHEGIVHLQKELISEVLKGSPHEVSNRDDGINIISSRFEGKRVLIFLDDVSHKDQLDALVGGHGLFGSGSRIIITTRDKHILNQFGTSDWEYELMGLDKENSMVLFCRHAFQRDFPPPAFNDLCHDIVSTTGQLPLALEVIGSLLCDKSGAAWRDTLEKLREVPHEKVEEKLKISYDTLTDDVKQIFLDVACFFNGTDPRLPTYMWDDCGFSPNLGLEVLSLMSLVKIVPGNGENRLWMHDQLRDLGRSIVSKGNSVKPSERSRLWIHEEALKVLERNEGTSQIEALRLEYSPSLSKLYCLTNEQFRKLPNLRYLRIKQAEVTGHFKGLLPNLRWLDWIACPTSFFPPDFHPENLVILNVRASSLTEHWDAWHHVNGLPKLKVLRLLHCENLTETPDFSALRNLEILNLEYCVNLVKVHPSIRSITKLVSLSLKGCDKLKELPEEMGRLTNLTELLIDDSSIKEIPMSIGRMRKLEIVSARNCRSLVRIDSSIKSLWNLHSLLLQECNSLETLPDSIGQLTSLTQLHLSHSAIKELPYSIGNLHNLKVLLMTNIFLESLPRTMGRLKKLEELDASGCKYLQGEIPSEIGDLSSLRVLRLKKTRISSLPKSIHKLSHLQELDLWKCEELQYLPELPSSLTSLHFACQIISDIANLINLTQLSMKVKDLSALTTMKTLSQLVDLHIELHDDIKWLPDLPSSLLKLEVSQGPDLERFPDLSNFKRLSELHLHSCSELTEIKGLEELVCLTALTASFCEKLYKLEGLERLVSLRSIIIRGCKALETLPDLSGLKFLKKFDAAACENLVGIQGLDRWEYLEELDISECYSIERLPDFSNLNGLKRIEAGGCKKLVEITDLYKAERLEMLDLSDCSSLESLPELPCPGALQYLNINGCEKIHDIQTLEAFSSCKRLCIEKCKSIVNIPDLSEFEDLEYLTLNKCPQLVDVPGLNRARSLKFINISWCEMLENLPDLSGLQLLEDLKVRHCGKLTELQGLGGLRCLSIVDFSGCNFLKPPELPNRTRQVCSSSDYEDPGQIVLR; from the exons ATGCTGTTCTTCTACATGATTCTTGGTGTTGTTGCTGGTTATATTGCTGTCCGACTTTGGAGGACCATCAGCTCTGGTGATCACAAGGGATGGGTGTCGTGCTTCTTCCCCG TTTTCATTCCCTCAGAATTTCTAAAGGTGAAGAGAACAGCAATTACCTTCGTGGAGAAGCCGGTTTCCGAGTCCCCAGTTTCATCGGATGCTTCGCTAGGATGTGATTATGATGTGTTCTTAAGCTTTAGAGGTCCAGACTCTCGCAAGGGCTTTACGAGCCACCTCTATGAGCGACTCCGAGAAGCGAGAGTTCGCGTGTTCAGAGATGACGACGAGCTCCCTCTAGGAGAGGAGATTGGCCCACAGCTTTTCCGGGCCATTGACAACAGCAAGATCTCGATCCCAGTTCTCTCGGAATGCTATGCTTCTAGCAAATGGTGCCTTTTTGAGCTCGTTCGGATGCTCAAGTGCAAGAAAGAGATGAAACAAGTGATCTTGCCCATATTCTATAAAGTAGAGCCTGCAGATGTGAAGTGGCTCAAAGGAACCTTTGGAGATGTCTTCAATTCATACAAGCAGCGTTTTGAGGATAGCGTTGTTCAGGAATGGAGACAAGCACTCAAAGAAGTTGGATCCTTGAAAGGACTGGTATCCGAAAATATTGCTAATGG GAATGAGGCAGAGCTCATAAAAGCGGTTGTTGTAAAGGTTTTGAGCGAGTTAAAGAATGCTTTTAAGTTAGTGACCCCTAAACACTTGGTGGGAGTGGACATTCATGTAAAAGAAATTATGACTATGGTAGATACTAAATTTGGAGATACACGGATACTTGGAATTCATGGAATGGGTGGTGCCGGTAAAACAACTCTTGCGAAAGTCATCTACAATAAACTGTCAAGCCAATTTGAGCGCTGTGGCTTCTTAGCTGATATCCGAGAAACGGAATCGCATGAGGGAATTGTGCACTTGCAGAAGGAATTGATCTCTGAAGTTCTTAAAGGAAGCCCCCACGAAGTTTCTAACAGAGACGACGGAATCAATATCATCAGTTCTAGATTTGAAGGCAAAAGagttctcatttttcttgatgatgttAGTCACAAAGATCAGTTAGATGCACTTGTGGGAGGGCATGGGTTGTTTGGCTCtggaagtaggatcattattACAACTAGAGATAAGCATATTCTTAATCAGTTTGGGACGTCAGACTGGGAATATGAACTTATGGGATTGGACAAAGAAAATTCTATGGTTCTATTTTGTAGACATGCGTTTCAACGTGACTTCCCTCCTCCTGCCTTCAACGACCTTTGTCATGATATTGTCTCAACTACTGGGCAGCTCCCGTTGGCTCTTGAGGTTATTGGGTCACTCTTGTGCGACAAAAGCGGGGCAGCGTGGAGAGACACATTAGAGAAGTTGAGAGAAGTGCCGCATGAGAAGGTTGAAGAGAAGCTGAAGATAAGTTATGATACCCTAACTGATGATGTGAAGCAAATATTCCTTGACGTTGCATGTTTTTTCAATGGAACAGATCCAAGACTTCCAACTTACATGTGGGATGACTGTGGCTTCTCTCCGAACTTGGGACTAGAAGTGCTGAGTCTCATGTCCCTAGTCAAAATTGTCCCTGGCAATGGGGAAAATCGgctatggatgcatgatcagtTAAGAGATCTTGGTAGAAGTATTGTTTCTAAGGGAAACTCTGTCAAGCCAAGTGAACGCAGTAGATTATGGATTCACGAGGAAGCTTTGAAAGTGCTTGAGAGAAATGAG GGAACGAGTCAGATCGAGGCCCTCCGTCTTGAGTATTCCCCTTCCCTTTCTAAACTATACTGCTTAACAAATGAGCAGTTTAGAAAACTGCCGAACTTAAGGTACCTTCGTATCAAGCAGGCTGAAGTCACGGGCCATTTCAAGGGCCTTCTTCCTAATTTAAGATGGCTTGATTGGATTGCCTGCCCAACGTCTTTTTTTCCACCAGACTTTCATCCGGAGAACTTGGTTATTCTTAACGTAAGAGCCAGTAGTCTCACAGAGCACTGGGACGCATGGCACCATGTGAATGGATTACCGAAG CTCAAAGTTCTGAGGCTTCTGCACTGCGAGAATTTGACTGAAACTCCTGACTTCTCAGCTCTCCGGAATCTTGAGATCTTGAATCTTGAATATTGTGTTAATCTAGTCAAAGTTCATCCTTCTATCAGGAGTATCACGAAACTCGTATCCTTGAGTCTGAAGGGATGTGACAAACTCAAGGAGCTACCTGAAGAAATGGGGAGACTAACAAACTTGACGGAGCTTCTTATTGATGACAGTTCCATAAAAGAGATTCCCATGTCCATAGGTCGCATGAGGAAGCTTGAGATTGTTTCTGCTCGTAATTGTAGATCATTGGTTCGAATTGACAGCTCCATAAAATCCCTCTGGAACTTGCATAGCTTGCTGCTACAGGAATGCAACTCATTGGAAACACTGCCCGACTCCATTGGACAATTGACATCATTAACCCAACTGCATTTATCACATTCGGCTATTAAGGAGCTGCCCTACTCCATTGGGAATCTGCACAATTTGAAAGTTCTGCTCATGACTAATATATTCTTAGAAAGTTTACCAAGAACCATGGGAAGGTTGAAGAAGCTTGAAGAGTTAGATGCCTCAGGGTGTAAATATCTGCAAGGAGAAATCCCTAGTGAGATAGGGGATTTATCTTCACTGCGAGTCCTTCGGTTAAAAAAGACCCGCATTTCCAGTTTGCCAAAAAGCATTCACAAGTTATCACATCTCCAAGAGCTTGATTTATGGAAATGCGAAGAGCTACAATATCTGCCAGAGCTTCCCTCGAGCTTAACAAGTCTACATTTCGCTTGTCAGATAATCTCAGATATTGCCAACCTAATCAATCTAACACAATTATCAATGAAAGTCAAGGATTTGAGTGCCTTAACTACGATGAAGACCCTCTCTCAACTTGTTGATCTCCACATTGAACTTCATGATGACATAAAATGGCTCCCAGATCTTCCCTCAAGTCTGTTGAAGCTTGAAGTCAGCCAAGGTCCAGATTTGGAGAGATTTCCagatttgtcaaattttaaacGCTTATCAGAATTGCATCTCCACAGTTGCTCTGAGTTAACTGAAATCAAAGGGCTTGAAGAACTTGTTTGCCTAACTGCTTTGACAGCATCATTTTGTGAAAAGCTATATAAGCTGGAGGGCCTTGAACGTTTAGTCTCATTAAGATCGATCATCATACGGGGTTGTAAAGCATTAGAAACATTACCGGATCTTTCGGGTTTGAAATTTCTGAAGAAATTTGATGCTGCGGCTTGTGAGAATCTGGTTGGAATTCAAGGCCTTGATAGATGGGAATACTTGGAAGAACTGGATATCTCCGAGTGTTATTCCATTGAGAGGTTACCGGACTTTTCTAACTTAAATGGTCTGAAGAGAATAGAAGCTGGGGGTTGCAAGAAGTTAGTTGAAATAACGGACCTTTATAAAGCTGAACGCTTGGAAATGTTGGACCTCTCCGACTGTAGCTCTTTGGAAAGTTTACCAGAACTACCGTGCCCTGGAGCCTTGCAATATCTGAACATCAATGGCTGTGAGAAGATCCATGATATCCAAACGCTTGAGGCATTCTCTTCATGCAAAAGACTATGCATTGAAAAATGCAAGTCAATTGTAAACATTCCAGATCTTTCGGAATTTGAAGATTTAGAATACTTGACCCTGAATAAATGTCCACAGCTTGTGGATGTTCCAGGGCTTAATCGAGCAAGatcattaaaatttattaacatTTCATGGTGCGAGATGCTTGAGAACTTACCAGATTTGTCAGGTTTACAACTTTTGGAAGATCTAAAAGTACGACATTGTGGGAAACTAACAGAGCTCCAGGGGCTTGGAGGGTTGAGATGCTTAAGCATTGTGGATTTCTCTGGATGCAACTTCCTGAAACCCCCAGAATTACCTAACAGAACACGCCAAGTATGTTCATCATCTGACTACGAGGATCCAGGCCAGATCGTTTTGAGGTGA
- the LOC104436147 gene encoding TMV resistance protein N isoform X2 translates to MLFFYMILGVVAGYIAVRLWRTISSGDHKGWVSCFFPEFLKVKRTAITFVEKPVSESPVSSDASLGCDYDVFLSFRGPDSRKGFTSHLYERLREARVRVFRDDDELPLGEEIGPQLFRAIDNSKISIPVLSECYASSKWCLFELVRMLKCKKEMKQVILPIFYKVEPADVKWLKGTFGDVFNSYKQRFEDSVVQEWRQALKEVGSLKGLVSENIANGNEAELIKAVVVKVLSELKNAFKLVTPKHLVGVDIHVKEIMTMVDTKFGDTRILGIHGMGGAGKTTLAKVIYNKLSSQFERCGFLADIRETESHEGIVHLQKELISEVLKGSPHEVSNRDDGINIISSRFEGKRVLIFLDDVSHKDQLDALVGGHGLFGSGSRIIITTRDKHILNQFGTSDWEYELMGLDKENSMVLFCRHAFQRDFPPPAFNDLCHDIVSTTGQLPLALEVIGSLLCDKSGAAWRDTLEKLREVPHEKVEEKLKISYDTLTDDVKQIFLDVACFFNGTDPRLPTYMWDDCGFSPNLGLEVLSLMSLVKIVPGNGENRLWMHDQLRDLGRSIVSKGNSVKPSERSRLWIHEEALKVLERNEGTSQIEALRLEYSPSLSKLYCLTNEQFRKLPNLRYLRIKQAEVTGHFKGLLPNLRWLDWIACPTSFFPPDFHPENLVILNVRASSLTEHWDAWHHVNGLPKLKVLRLLHCENLTETPDFSALRNLEILNLEYCVNLVKVHPSIRSITKLVSLSLKGCDKLKELPEEMGRLTNLTELLIDDSSIKEIPMSIGRMRKLEIVSARNCRSLVRIDSSIKSLWNLHSLLLQECNSLETLPDSIGQLTSLTQLHLSHSAIKELPYSIGNLHNLKVLLMTNIFLESLPRTMGRLKKLEELDASGCKYLQGEIPSEIGDLSSLRVLRLKKTRISSLPKSIHKLSHLQELDLWKCEELQYLPELPSSLTSLHFACQIISDIANLINLTQLSMKVKDLSALTTMKTLSQLVDLHIELHDDIKWLPDLPSSLLKLEVSQGPDLERFPDLSNFKRLSELHLHSCSELTEIKGLEELVCLTALTASFCEKLYKLEGLERLVSLRSIIIRGCKALETLPDLSGLKFLKKFDAAACENLVGIQGLDRWEYLEELDISECYSIERLPDFSNLNGLKRIEAGGCKKLVEITDLYKAERLEMLDLSDCSSLESLPELPCPGALQYLNINGCEKIHDIQTLEAFSSCKRLCIEKCKSIVNIPDLSEFEDLEYLTLNKCPQLVDVPGLNRARSLKFINISWCEMLENLPDLSGLQLLEDLKVRHCGKLTELQGLGGLRCLSIVDFSGCNFLKPPELPNRTRQVCSSSDYEDPGQIVLR, encoded by the exons ATGCTGTTCTTCTACATGATTCTTGGTGTTGTTGCTGGTTATATTGCTGTCCGACTTTGGAGGACCATCAGCTCTGGTGATCACAAGGGATGGGTGTCGTGCTTCTTCCCCG AATTTCTAAAGGTGAAGAGAACAGCAATTACCTTCGTGGAGAAGCCGGTTTCCGAGTCCCCAGTTTCATCGGATGCTTCGCTAGGATGTGATTATGATGTGTTCTTAAGCTTTAGAGGTCCAGACTCTCGCAAGGGCTTTACGAGCCACCTCTATGAGCGACTCCGAGAAGCGAGAGTTCGCGTGTTCAGAGATGACGACGAGCTCCCTCTAGGAGAGGAGATTGGCCCACAGCTTTTCCGGGCCATTGACAACAGCAAGATCTCGATCCCAGTTCTCTCGGAATGCTATGCTTCTAGCAAATGGTGCCTTTTTGAGCTCGTTCGGATGCTCAAGTGCAAGAAAGAGATGAAACAAGTGATCTTGCCCATATTCTATAAAGTAGAGCCTGCAGATGTGAAGTGGCTCAAAGGAACCTTTGGAGATGTCTTCAATTCATACAAGCAGCGTTTTGAGGATAGCGTTGTTCAGGAATGGAGACAAGCACTCAAAGAAGTTGGATCCTTGAAAGGACTGGTATCCGAAAATATTGCTAATGG GAATGAGGCAGAGCTCATAAAAGCGGTTGTTGTAAAGGTTTTGAGCGAGTTAAAGAATGCTTTTAAGTTAGTGACCCCTAAACACTTGGTGGGAGTGGACATTCATGTAAAAGAAATTATGACTATGGTAGATACTAAATTTGGAGATACACGGATACTTGGAATTCATGGAATGGGTGGTGCCGGTAAAACAACTCTTGCGAAAGTCATCTACAATAAACTGTCAAGCCAATTTGAGCGCTGTGGCTTCTTAGCTGATATCCGAGAAACGGAATCGCATGAGGGAATTGTGCACTTGCAGAAGGAATTGATCTCTGAAGTTCTTAAAGGAAGCCCCCACGAAGTTTCTAACAGAGACGACGGAATCAATATCATCAGTTCTAGATTTGAAGGCAAAAGagttctcatttttcttgatgatgttAGTCACAAAGATCAGTTAGATGCACTTGTGGGAGGGCATGGGTTGTTTGGCTCtggaagtaggatcattattACAACTAGAGATAAGCATATTCTTAATCAGTTTGGGACGTCAGACTGGGAATATGAACTTATGGGATTGGACAAAGAAAATTCTATGGTTCTATTTTGTAGACATGCGTTTCAACGTGACTTCCCTCCTCCTGCCTTCAACGACCTTTGTCATGATATTGTCTCAACTACTGGGCAGCTCCCGTTGGCTCTTGAGGTTATTGGGTCACTCTTGTGCGACAAAAGCGGGGCAGCGTGGAGAGACACATTAGAGAAGTTGAGAGAAGTGCCGCATGAGAAGGTTGAAGAGAAGCTGAAGATAAGTTATGATACCCTAACTGATGATGTGAAGCAAATATTCCTTGACGTTGCATGTTTTTTCAATGGAACAGATCCAAGACTTCCAACTTACATGTGGGATGACTGTGGCTTCTCTCCGAACTTGGGACTAGAAGTGCTGAGTCTCATGTCCCTAGTCAAAATTGTCCCTGGCAATGGGGAAAATCGgctatggatgcatgatcagtTAAGAGATCTTGGTAGAAGTATTGTTTCTAAGGGAAACTCTGTCAAGCCAAGTGAACGCAGTAGATTATGGATTCACGAGGAAGCTTTGAAAGTGCTTGAGAGAAATGAG GGAACGAGTCAGATCGAGGCCCTCCGTCTTGAGTATTCCCCTTCCCTTTCTAAACTATACTGCTTAACAAATGAGCAGTTTAGAAAACTGCCGAACTTAAGGTACCTTCGTATCAAGCAGGCTGAAGTCACGGGCCATTTCAAGGGCCTTCTTCCTAATTTAAGATGGCTTGATTGGATTGCCTGCCCAACGTCTTTTTTTCCACCAGACTTTCATCCGGAGAACTTGGTTATTCTTAACGTAAGAGCCAGTAGTCTCACAGAGCACTGGGACGCATGGCACCATGTGAATGGATTACCGAAG CTCAAAGTTCTGAGGCTTCTGCACTGCGAGAATTTGACTGAAACTCCTGACTTCTCAGCTCTCCGGAATCTTGAGATCTTGAATCTTGAATATTGTGTTAATCTAGTCAAAGTTCATCCTTCTATCAGGAGTATCACGAAACTCGTATCCTTGAGTCTGAAGGGATGTGACAAACTCAAGGAGCTACCTGAAGAAATGGGGAGACTAACAAACTTGACGGAGCTTCTTATTGATGACAGTTCCATAAAAGAGATTCCCATGTCCATAGGTCGCATGAGGAAGCTTGAGATTGTTTCTGCTCGTAATTGTAGATCATTGGTTCGAATTGACAGCTCCATAAAATCCCTCTGGAACTTGCATAGCTTGCTGCTACAGGAATGCAACTCATTGGAAACACTGCCCGACTCCATTGGACAATTGACATCATTAACCCAACTGCATTTATCACATTCGGCTATTAAGGAGCTGCCCTACTCCATTGGGAATCTGCACAATTTGAAAGTTCTGCTCATGACTAATATATTCTTAGAAAGTTTACCAAGAACCATGGGAAGGTTGAAGAAGCTTGAAGAGTTAGATGCCTCAGGGTGTAAATATCTGCAAGGAGAAATCCCTAGTGAGATAGGGGATTTATCTTCACTGCGAGTCCTTCGGTTAAAAAAGACCCGCATTTCCAGTTTGCCAAAAAGCATTCACAAGTTATCACATCTCCAAGAGCTTGATTTATGGAAATGCGAAGAGCTACAATATCTGCCAGAGCTTCCCTCGAGCTTAACAAGTCTACATTTCGCTTGTCAGATAATCTCAGATATTGCCAACCTAATCAATCTAACACAATTATCAATGAAAGTCAAGGATTTGAGTGCCTTAACTACGATGAAGACCCTCTCTCAACTTGTTGATCTCCACATTGAACTTCATGATGACATAAAATGGCTCCCAGATCTTCCCTCAAGTCTGTTGAAGCTTGAAGTCAGCCAAGGTCCAGATTTGGAGAGATTTCCagatttgtcaaattttaaacGCTTATCAGAATTGCATCTCCACAGTTGCTCTGAGTTAACTGAAATCAAAGGGCTTGAAGAACTTGTTTGCCTAACTGCTTTGACAGCATCATTTTGTGAAAAGCTATATAAGCTGGAGGGCCTTGAACGTTTAGTCTCATTAAGATCGATCATCATACGGGGTTGTAAAGCATTAGAAACATTACCGGATCTTTCGGGTTTGAAATTTCTGAAGAAATTTGATGCTGCGGCTTGTGAGAATCTGGTTGGAATTCAAGGCCTTGATAGATGGGAATACTTGGAAGAACTGGATATCTCCGAGTGTTATTCCATTGAGAGGTTACCGGACTTTTCTAACTTAAATGGTCTGAAGAGAATAGAAGCTGGGGGTTGCAAGAAGTTAGTTGAAATAACGGACCTTTATAAAGCTGAACGCTTGGAAATGTTGGACCTCTCCGACTGTAGCTCTTTGGAAAGTTTACCAGAACTACCGTGCCCTGGAGCCTTGCAATATCTGAACATCAATGGCTGTGAGAAGATCCATGATATCCAAACGCTTGAGGCATTCTCTTCATGCAAAAGACTATGCATTGAAAAATGCAAGTCAATTGTAAACATTCCAGATCTTTCGGAATTTGAAGATTTAGAATACTTGACCCTGAATAAATGTCCACAGCTTGTGGATGTTCCAGGGCTTAATCGAGCAAGatcattaaaatttattaacatTTCATGGTGCGAGATGCTTGAGAACTTACCAGATTTGTCAGGTTTACAACTTTTGGAAGATCTAAAAGTACGACATTGTGGGAAACTAACAGAGCTCCAGGGGCTTGGAGGGTTGAGATGCTTAAGCATTGTGGATTTCTCTGGATGCAACTTCCTGAAACCCCCAGAATTACCTAACAGAACACGCCAAGTATGTTCATCATCTGACTACGAGGATCCAGGCCAGATCGTTTTGAGGTGA